Proteins encoded in a region of the Flavobacterium sp. MDT1-60 genome:
- the dinB gene encoding DNA polymerase IV, whose translation MSETPTYRKIIHIDMDAFYASVEQMDNPALRGKPVAVGGSENRGVVSAASYEARKFGVRSAISGVLAKKYCPEIIFVRPRFDRYKEISSKIHKIFHEYTDLVEPLSLDEAYLDVTQNKKGNPSASLLAQEIRLRILNEVGLTASAGISVNKFVAKIASDINKPNGQKTVNPDEVLSFLEELPIRKFYGVGKVTTEKMYQLGIFTGADLKTKSEEFLEKHFGKSGAFYYKVVRGIHNSEVKSYRVTKSVAAEHTFDVNLSSEIFMLEQLERIAISLEKRLKKHNISGKTVTLKIKYSDFTQQTRSKTLAYFISDKSLILETVEELLYQEKMKDSVRLLGISLSNLNTEEKKAVVVQLKFAF comes from the coding sequence ATGTCTGAAACACCTACATATCGTAAAATTATCCATATTGATATGGATGCTTTTTATGCTTCTGTAGAGCAAATGGACAATCCTGCCTTGCGCGGAAAACCTGTTGCTGTAGGTGGTTCAGAGAATAGAGGAGTGGTTTCGGCAGCGAGTTATGAAGCCCGAAAATTTGGTGTGCGAAGTGCTATAAGTGGAGTTTTGGCCAAAAAATATTGCCCTGAAATCATTTTTGTCAGGCCGAGATTTGATCGGTACAAAGAAATTTCAAGTAAAATTCATAAAATCTTTCACGAATATACAGATCTGGTGGAGCCGCTTTCGCTCGATGAAGCCTATCTTGATGTAACGCAGAATAAAAAGGGAAATCCGAGTGCTAGTTTGTTGGCGCAGGAAATTCGGTTAAGAATTCTGAATGAAGTTGGATTGACAGCTTCGGCAGGAATTTCGGTTAATAAATTCGTAGCTAAAATAGCGAGCGATATCAACAAACCAAACGGACAAAAAACAGTAAATCCGGACGAGGTTTTGTCTTTCCTGGAAGAATTACCGATTCGGAAGTTTTATGGTGTTGGAAAAGTTACTACAGAGAAAATGTATCAGTTGGGAATTTTTACCGGTGCCGATTTAAAAACAAAATCAGAAGAATTTCTGGAAAAACATTTTGGAAAATCAGGTGCTTTTTATTATAAAGTAGTTCGCGGAATCCATAATAGCGAGGTAAAATCATATCGTGTAACAAAATCCGTAGCGGCAGAACATACTTTTGATGTGAATTTATCTTCGGAAATATTTATGTTAGAACAGTTGGAGAGAATTGCGATTTCATTAGAAAAGCGATTAAAAAAACACAATATTTCAGGAAAAACAGTAACACTTAAAATTAAATACAGTGATTTTACACAACAAACAAGAAGTAAAACACTTGCTTATTTTATTTCAGATAAGAGCTTAATTCTTGAAACTGTTGAAGAACTATTGTATCAGGAAAAAATGAAAGATTCTGTTCGGTTGCTCGGAATATCTTTAAGCAATTTGAACACTGAAGAAAAGAAAGCTGTGGTTGTTCAGTTAAAATTTGCTTTTTAA
- a CDS encoding metallophosphoesterase family protein, whose protein sequence is MRTFVIGDIHGGLLALEQVIKKAEVTTEDTLIFLGDYVDGWSQSAEVIEYLIDLKSKQNCICIRGNHDQLALDWLENRHEEFDEEMWYKHGGKATVEGYAKLSEERKKEHIVFLESLQDYYHDDQNRLFVHAGFTNLNGVIWEYFPKLFYWDRTLWETALSLDPNLKPDDLYYPKRFTIYKEIFIGHTPVTRIGQTIPVNKACVWNVDTGAAFKGPLTIMNVDTKEFWQSDPLNELYSNEKGRN, encoded by the coding sequence ATGCGAACATTTGTTATAGGCGACATACACGGAGGATTACTCGCACTTGAGCAAGTGATTAAAAAAGCCGAAGTTACTACAGAAGATACTCTAATATTTTTAGGTGATTATGTTGATGGGTGGAGTCAGTCAGCAGAAGTAATTGAATATTTAATTGACCTGAAAAGCAAACAAAACTGCATTTGCATCAGAGGAAATCACGATCAGCTTGCATTGGATTGGCTTGAGAACAGACATGAAGAATTTGATGAAGAAATGTGGTATAAACATGGCGGTAAAGCTACTGTTGAAGGTTACGCTAAACTTTCAGAAGAAAGAAAAAAAGAACATATTGTTTTCTTAGAATCTCTGCAAGATTACTATCATGACGATCAAAATCGATTATTTGTTCATGCCGGTTTTACCAATTTGAATGGTGTGATATGGGAATACTTTCCAAAGTTATTTTATTGGGACAGAACACTTTGGGAAACGGCACTTTCCTTAGATCCAAACCTCAAACCAGACGATCTGTACTATCCTAAGCGCTTTACTATTTACAAGGAAATTTTTATTGGCCATACACCTGTTACCCGAATCGGACAAACAATTCCGGTTAACAAGGCGTGTGTCTGGAATGTTGATACAGGAGCTGCTTTCAAAGGCCCATTGACCATTATGAATGTAGACACAAAAGAATTTTGGCAAAGTGATCCGTTAAATGAATTGTATTCTAATGAAAAAGGTAGGAATTGA
- a CDS encoding winged helix DNA-binding domain-containing protein, which yields MTYQEISHHRLVSQKLLEANANSPQEIVTHLGAMQAQDYSMAKWAIGSRCDATEAAIEEAINSAQIIRTHILRPTWHFVSADDIYWMLDVSAPQVKRFTASAGKKYGYDTKKLNQANSKIEKLLAGNNHLTRDEIMQELGIKKTSSADFLSAAIMMNAELDGLVCNGRMKGKQITYALLEERVSKPKSKLTREEGIAKLALRYLESHGPATLLDFSWWSGFPPTTCKNIFNAIELQLNSIEINGQIYWIKTDSSVKNNFRESVHFLPAFDEILISYKTREASILLEHQSRAFTNNGIFKPIILENSKVIGTWKRTIKKDYAKIETDFFNETETHKKAILFEGIRAFENYLGTKIVIE from the coding sequence ATGACTTATCAGGAAATCTCTCATCATAGACTTGTTTCGCAAAAACTTCTTGAAGCTAATGCAAACTCTCCTCAAGAAATTGTAACGCATTTAGGTGCCATGCAGGCTCAGGATTATTCAATGGCCAAATGGGCGATTGGTTCCCGATGTGATGCTACTGAGGCAGCCATTGAAGAAGCCATAAATTCAGCACAAATTATCCGGACTCATATTCTTCGACCAACCTGGCATTTTGTTTCTGCTGATGATATTTATTGGATGTTAGATGTTTCGGCTCCGCAAGTGAAAAGATTTACAGCTTCTGCCGGTAAAAAATATGGTTATGATACCAAAAAGCTCAATCAGGCCAATTCTAAAATCGAAAAACTACTAGCAGGAAACAATCATTTAACGCGTGACGAAATCATGCAGGAACTCGGTATCAAAAAAACGTCTTCTGCAGATTTTTTAAGTGCCGCAATTATGATGAATGCAGAATTGGATGGTTTAGTTTGCAATGGAAGAATGAAAGGAAAACAAATCACTTATGCTTTACTTGAAGAGCGGGTTTCAAAACCAAAATCAAAATTAACCAGAGAAGAAGGTATTGCGAAATTAGCCCTCAGATATTTAGAAAGCCACGGCCCTGCCACACTTCTTGACTTTTCGTGGTGGTCTGGTTTCCCTCCCACAACTTGCAAAAACATCTTTAATGCAATTGAATTGCAATTAAATTCAATTGAAATTAATGGTCAAATATATTGGATTAAAACTGATTCTTCTGTTAAAAACAACTTCCGCGAAAGCGTACATTTTCTTCCGGCTTTTGATGAGATTCTGATTTCGTATAAAACCAGAGAAGCTTCCATTTTACTCGAACATCAATCCAGAGCTTTTACCAATAATGGAATTTTTAAACCTATTATTCTTGAAAACAGCAAGGTCATTGGAACGTGGAAACGAACCATCAAAAAAGATTACGCCAAAATAGAAACAGATTTTTTTAACGAAACTGAAACTCATAAAAAAGCAATTCTGTTTGAAGGCATTAGGGCTTTTGAAAATTACCTGGGAACCAAAATTGTTATTGAATAA
- a CDS encoding DUF6646 family protein, whose amino-acid sequence MKKVFTFLFLVSFGLTQAQQAFKGKGDIKVNVGANLQDGGSGIQGSVDFGLGENFSFGFVSTYLLGVDNFTGFYHNNPTPYTDEKPEFQDRFDAKARINANLSSVIGVEQLDIYPGLSIGLHNFGGHVGGRYFFTEGFGVFTEIGFPIAKYSDNNDVFDHLNNQATFSLGASFNLQ is encoded by the coding sequence ATGAAAAAAGTTTTTACATTTTTATTTTTAGTATCATTCGGATTAACGCAAGCACAGCAAGCTTTTAAAGGAAAAGGAGACATTAAAGTTAATGTTGGTGCCAATCTTCAGGACGGTGGTTCAGGAATTCAGGGTTCAGTTGATTTCGGTTTAGGAGAAAATTTCTCTTTTGGATTTGTTTCAACTTACCTTTTAGGAGTCGACAACTTTACTGGTTTCTATCACAATAATCCAACTCCTTACACTGATGAAAAGCCAGAGTTCCAAGATCGTTTCGATGCAAAAGCAAGAATTAATGCCAATTTAAGCAGTGTAATTGGTGTAGAACAATTAGACATTTATCCTGGTTTAAGCATTGGCTTACATAATTTTGGTGGTCATGTTGGTGGTCGTTATTTTTTCACTGAAGGATTTGGTGTTTTTACAGAAATTGGATTTCCAATAGCTAAATACAGCGACAATAATGATGTGTTTGATCATTTAAATAATCAGGCAACTTTTAGTTTAGGAGCTTCTTTTAATTTGCAATAA
- a CDS encoding 3'-5' exonuclease, whose product MIEKINLNNILFLDIETVPEEENFNSLDAEMQSLWDHKTQYQRKDEYTPEEFYDRAGIWAEFGKIICISVGYFTIKGDIRNFRVTSFFGEEKKILKDFNNLLSNHFNQPFHLLCGHNAKEFDIPFIARRMIINQIAIPDKLNLFGKKPWEIPHLDTLELWKFGDYKHFTSLKLLTKILGVPSPKGDIDGSQVAHVFYVEKDIDRIVTYCEKDTIAVAQIFLRLRREDLLIEDEIIHV is encoded by the coding sequence ATGATTGAAAAAATAAACCTCAACAACATCTTATTTCTCGATATAGAAACCGTTCCGGAAGAAGAGAATTTCAATTCGCTTGACGCTGAAATGCAATCGCTTTGGGATCATAAAACCCAATATCAGCGTAAAGACGAATATACTCCGGAAGAATTCTATGATCGCGCCGGAATTTGGGCGGAATTCGGAAAAATCATTTGTATTTCAGTTGGATATTTTACAATCAAAGGTGATATTCGTAATTTTAGAGTGACTTCCTTTTTTGGAGAAGAAAAGAAGATTTTGAAAGACTTTAATAATCTGTTGAGCAATCATTTTAATCAACCCTTTCATCTTTTATGCGGACATAATGCAAAGGAATTTGATATTCCATTTATTGCGAGAAGAATGATTATCAACCAAATTGCAATTCCGGACAAATTGAATTTATTCGGCAAAAAACCTTGGGAAATTCCGCATTTAGACACTTTGGAATTATGGAAGTTTGGCGATTACAAACATTTTACTTCTTTAAAATTACTGACTAAAATCCTTGGAGTTCCATCTCCAAAAGGCGATATCGACGGCAGTCAGGTTGCCCATGTTTTTTATGTCGAGAAAGACATTGACCGGATTGTAACGTATTGTGAAAAAGATACGATTGCGGTTGCGCAGATTTTCCTTCGCTTACGTAGGGAAGATTTGTTGATTGAGGACGAAATTATTCATGTATAG
- a CDS encoding nucleoside recognition domain-containing protein codes for MVLSRFWLTIFISSIIFIMISLFTANTYTIDYVLNGKKDDPILVSEKYAEQLPAFIKDSIKKAPDQTMIINRDTLNADTTYVYKNKTVKIFSGVQKSDGLLPTCKTTLLDLILPLIAYLAFFCGLMELLIISGASGKLAKALSPVFVKVFPSIPKNHPSISYMTLNFAANFLGLDSAATPFGLKAMESLQEINPEKDRASDAQIMFMCLHASGLTLIATSIIGYRAVAGASNPADVMLPCIITSFIGTIAAFLIVGIKQKINFKSASLVIGLMVLIAAIIGLLMYVNHLDLIGKNFFTTNLSALILLVIIVFTLIFSFIHEKKFKDADTTVFDAFVVGANNGVKTGVTIFPYVLGMLVAISLFRNSGLFEIISDGIAFIFSNMGVNKQITDALPVAMLRPFSSAGSRGFLIDSMNTFGADSLTGRLSSIFQCSAESTFYVIAVYFGSVNIKNTRYALGTMLLVDVICVITAIFVASWFF; via the coding sequence ATGGTATTAAGTAGATTTTGGTTAACTATTTTTATTTCGTCGATCATCTTTATTATGATCAGTTTGTTTACTGCCAATACTTATACCATTGACTATGTTTTGAATGGAAAAAAAGACGATCCAATTCTGGTTTCAGAAAAATATGCTGAACAGCTTCCTGCCTTCATAAAAGACAGCATCAAAAAAGCACCGGATCAGACTATGATTATCAATCGTGATACGCTTAATGCTGACACAACTTACGTTTATAAGAATAAAACAGTAAAAATTTTCAGCGGTGTTCAAAAATCCGACGGGTTATTACCAACCTGTAAAACCACTTTACTTGATTTAATTTTACCGCTTATAGCCTATTTGGCCTTTTTCTGCGGATTAATGGAACTTTTAATTATCTCGGGAGCGTCTGGAAAATTGGCTAAAGCCCTAAGTCCGGTTTTTGTAAAAGTGTTTCCAAGTATCCCAAAAAATCACCCTTCCATTTCGTATATGACCTTAAACTTTGCTGCTAACTTCTTAGGATTAGATTCGGCTGCAACTCCGTTTGGCCTTAAAGCAATGGAAAGTTTACAGGAAATAAACCCGGAAAAAGACAGAGCCAGTGACGCTCAGATTATGTTTATGTGTCTGCACGCTTCCGGTTTAACCCTAATTGCGACTTCGATTATTGGTTATCGCGCAGTGGCAGGAGCGAGCAATCCTGCAGATGTTATGCTTCCGTGTATTATTACTTCGTTTATTGGTACGATTGCTGCTTTTTTAATTGTGGGAATCAAACAAAAAATCAATTTCAAAAGTGCTTCTCTTGTCATTGGTCTGATGGTATTAATTGCCGCCATTATTGGGTTATTGATGTACGTAAACCATTTGGATTTAATCGGAAAAAACTTTTTTACAACGAATCTGTCTGCGTTGATTTTACTTGTGATCATAGTTTTCACGCTGATTTTTTCATTTATTCACGAAAAGAAATTTAAAGATGCTGATACTACCGTTTTTGATGCGTTCGTCGTTGGTGCAAATAATGGAGTTAAAACGGGAGTGACTATTTTTCCTTACGTTTTAGGAATGTTAGTGGCTATTTCATTATTTAGAAATAGCGGTTTATTTGAAATCATAAGTGATGGTATTGCCTTTATCTTCTCGAATATGGGTGTCAACAAGCAAATCACAGATGCTTTGCCAGTTGCGATGCTTAGACCATTTAGCTCTGCCGGATCACGAGGATTTTTGATTGACTCGATGAATACTTTTGGTGCGGATTCTTTAACCGGAAGATTGAGTAGTATTTTTCAATGTAGTGCCGAAAGTACTTTTTATGTGATTGCGGTATACTTTGGATCAGTTAATATAAAAAATACGCGTTACGCTTTAGGCACCATGCTTTTGGTTGATGTAATTTGTGTAATTACAGCGATTTTTGTGGCTAGCTGGTTTTTTTAA
- a CDS encoding fumarate hydratase has translation MIDFIYQDPYPILKDDTQYRKITSDFVKVEKFGEREVLTVDPKGLELLAEEALTDVSFMLRTSHLQKLRKILDDPEATDNDRFVAYNLLQNASVAAEGQLPSCQDTGTAIVMAKKGESIFTGVDDAEWLSRGIFNTYQKRNLRYSQIVPISMFEEKNSGSNLPAQIDIYAKKGSSYEFLFMAKGGGSANKTYLYQQTKSLLNEKSMDAFVRAKIKDLGTSACPPYHLALVIGGTSAEANLSAVKKASAGYYDNLPTTGNMAGQAFRDHEWEQKVQQICQESAIGAQFGGKYFTHDVRVIRLPRHAASCPVGLGVSCSADRNIKGKITKDGIYVEQLEVNPKQFLPETAPHLEAPVEIDLNMPMKDMLAKLSQYPIKTRLKLNGTVIVARDIAHAKIMEMLEAGQPMPEYFKNHPVYYAGPAKTPEGMASGSFGPTTAGRMDVYVDEFQKHGGSMIMLAKGNRTKQVTDACHKYGGFYLGSIGGPAAILAQDNILKVEVVDFEELGMEAVRKITVKDFPAFIITDDKGNDFFENL, from the coding sequence ATGATTGATTTTATATACCAGGATCCCTATCCTATTTTAAAGGATGATACACAATATCGCAAAATTACTTCTGATTTTGTAAAAGTTGAAAAATTTGGAGAACGTGAAGTTCTGACTGTTGATCCAAAAGGATTAGAATTATTAGCTGAGGAAGCTTTAACAGATGTTTCGTTCATGCTAAGAACAAGCCATTTACAAAAACTTCGTAAAATTCTTGATGATCCTGAAGCTACAGATAATGACCGTTTTGTGGCTTACAATTTACTTCAAAATGCTTCAGTTGCTGCTGAAGGTCAGTTGCCAAGCTGCCAGGATACCGGAACAGCAATTGTAATGGCCAAAAAAGGCGAAAGTATTTTTACTGGTGTTGATGATGCCGAATGGTTAAGTAGAGGAATTTTCAATACGTACCAAAAACGTAACTTACGTTATTCTCAAATTGTTCCGATTTCGATGTTTGAAGAGAAAAATTCAGGTTCGAATCTTCCAGCACAAATTGATATTTATGCTAAAAAAGGTAGTTCTTATGAATTTTTATTCATGGCAAAAGGAGGAGGATCTGCGAATAAAACTTATTTATATCAGCAGACTAAATCTTTATTGAATGAAAAGTCTATGGATGCTTTTGTTCGTGCAAAAATCAAAGATTTAGGAACTTCGGCTTGTCCTCCATACCATTTAGCTTTGGTTATTGGCGGAACTTCTGCGGAAGCGAACTTAAGTGCCGTTAAAAAAGCATCTGCCGGATATTACGACAATTTGCCAACTACAGGAAATATGGCTGGCCAGGCTTTCCGCGATCATGAATGGGAACAAAAAGTACAACAAATTTGCCAGGAGAGTGCTATTGGTGCTCAGTTTGGTGGAAAATATTTTACACATGATGTTCGTGTAATCCGCTTGCCACGCCACGCGGCTTCTTGTCCGGTTGGACTAGGTGTTTCATGTTCTGCAGATCGAAATATCAAAGGAAAAATCACGAAAGACGGAATTTACGTTGAACAGTTAGAAGTAAATCCAAAACAATTTTTACCAGAAACGGCTCCGCATTTAGAAGCTCCGGTTGAAATTGACTTGAATATGCCAATGAAAGATATGTTGGCAAAACTATCCCAATATCCAATAAAAACACGTTTAAAACTAAACGGAACTGTAATTGTTGCCCGTGACATCGCTCACGCAAAAATTATGGAAATGCTGGAAGCCGGTCAACCAATGCCGGAGTACTTTAAAAATCATCCCGTTTATTACGCAGGTCCTGCCAAAACTCCGGAAGGAATGGCTTCGGGAAGTTTTGGACCAACAACCGCAGGACGTATGGACGTTTATGTGGATGAATTCCAAAAACATGGCGGAAGTATGATTATGCTTGCAAAAGGAAACCGTACCAAACAAGTTACGGATGCCTGTCATAAATACGGCGGATTCTATTTAGGTTCTATTGGAGGTCCGGCTGCGATTTTAGCTCAGGACAACATCTTAAAAGTTGAAGTTGTTGACTTTGAAGAATTAGGAATGGAAGCTGTTCGTAAAATTACAGTTAAAGATTTTCCTGCATTTATCATTACTGATGATAAAGGAAATGATTTCTTTGAGAATCTGTAA
- a CDS encoding PAS domain-containing protein, with the protein MKNSKENEALQSNSAPVLAWDFHYEYLNELKAIFADLKKIKKISNRFSWDDNNLQIENRILDEVVLLTDANLKIVFASNGIKKMTGYTESEIIGKTPKMFQGPKTSEIALKEIRMAIQSQVPFEKTIENYKKDGKIYKCKINSVPIFNVKGELSHFIAFESIDKSA; encoded by the coding sequence ATGAAAAATTCTAAAGAAAATGAAGCCCTACAGTCGAATTCTGCTCCAGTTTTAGCCTGGGATTTTCATTACGAATATCTGAACGAATTAAAAGCAATATTTGCTGATTTGAAAAAAATTAAAAAGATTTCAAATCGATTTTCCTGGGATGATAATAACCTTCAAATAGAAAATCGAATTTTAGATGAAGTAGTTTTGCTTACCGATGCAAATTTGAAAATCGTTTTTGCCTCAAATGGAATCAAAAAAATGACAGGCTATACAGAAAGCGAAATCATTGGGAAAACCCCAAAGATGTTTCAGGGGCCAAAAACGTCTGAAATTGCCTTAAAAGAGATTAGGATGGCTATTCAATCACAAGTTCCGTTTGAAAAAACAATTGAGAACTATAAAAAAGATGGTAAAATCTATAAATGCAAAATAAACAGCGTGCCCATTTTTAATGTAAAGGGTGAATTGTCGCATTTTATAGCTTTTGAAAGCATAGATAAAAGCGCGTGA
- a CDS encoding M4 family metallopeptidase — MEKKLPRILALTTVFLAFSMTVSAQNTDKRVSKKDLSENGLPSLITFSDKSTYKGSESQKVFKEQLGLKDSQSFSKIRVESDKEGFTHEKFQLYEQGIKVEFANYTLHSKDGKLVSMNGEFYAFENVNTTPKLSNQAAFDKAIAYTGAKQYLWEKPEDAAAMDYEKPKGELVLLPSMEDQGQLRKSDKVRLAYKFDIYATNPLSRGDLYIDAETGKALFYNATIKHLGEYSHGGSNVLRAREQKNKASEVTVVAANAATRYSGNQTIQTSLSGSSYILSDVTRGNGVQTYNSARTATYPTTNFTDADNNWTAAEYNNTNKDNGALDAHWGAEMTYDYWSAVHGRNSYDNAGAKIKSYVHYNLVAAGYPNNNNAFWNGSVMTYGDGTGTGGFDILTAMDVAGHEIGHAVCTYTANLAYQKESGAMNEAFSDIWGACIEYRAAPTKSTWLVGEDIERRSGHLALRSMSDPNSEGQPDTYGGTYWVNVSCTPTSNNDYCGVHTNSGVLNHWFYILSVGKSGTNDIGSVYNVTGITIDKAAKIAYRLESVYLTANSTYANARTSGIQSAIDLYGAGSAEVIATTNAFYAVGVGAAYSGSTDTVVPTAPTALAASGTTGTTTNLTWTASTDNVAVTGYDIYQGTTLKGSSVTTTYTVTGLTASTAYTFTVKAKDAAGNVSAASNAVNVTTTATTVTYCTSKGNSTADERIGKVVFGTINNTSTGTAGYENYTAIATNATRGTAYTITITPTWTSSVYSEGYAVFIDYNQDGDFADSGETAWTKAASTTTPVTGSITIPSTATLGTTRVRVSMKYNGIPTSCESFSYGQVEDYSINITASGAVAAEEIAAGLVETIETSSFALYPNPVENELNVSFSNSNGYSYKISNTIGQQVISGEISGNAIDVSKLTTGFYIIELNNGGKRIVRKFVKR, encoded by the coding sequence ATGGAAAAAAAATTACCCAGAATTTTAGCATTAACAACTGTTTTTCTTGCGTTTTCGATGACTGTATCTGCACAGAATACAGACAAAAGAGTTAGTAAAAAAGATCTATCTGAAAATGGCTTGCCAAGTTTAATTACTTTTAGTGACAAATCAACCTATAAGGGTTCTGAATCGCAAAAGGTCTTTAAGGAGCAATTAGGCTTAAAAGACAGTCAGTCTTTTTCAAAGATTCGAGTAGAATCTGATAAAGAAGGTTTTACGCATGAAAAATTTCAATTGTATGAACAAGGAATTAAAGTAGAGTTCGCTAATTATACATTACATTCAAAAGACGGAAAATTAGTTTCGATGAACGGAGAATTTTATGCTTTTGAAAATGTAAATACAACTCCAAAATTATCAAACCAGGCAGCTTTTGATAAAGCTATTGCCTACACCGGCGCAAAACAGTATTTATGGGAGAAACCTGAAGATGCCGCTGCAATGGATTACGAAAAACCTAAAGGCGAGTTGGTTTTATTGCCGTCTATGGAGGATCAGGGACAATTAAGAAAAAGTGATAAAGTACGATTGGCATATAAATTTGATATTTATGCAACGAATCCATTAAGTCGTGGTGATCTTTATATCGATGCTGAAACCGGGAAAGCATTATTTTATAATGCAACAATTAAACATCTTGGCGAATACAGCCACGGAGGATCAAATGTTTTGCGAGCCAGAGAACAAAAAAATAAAGCTTCAGAAGTTACAGTTGTTGCGGCTAACGCCGCAACTCGTTATAGTGGTAATCAAACAATTCAAACAAGTTTAAGCGGTTCATCTTATATTTTATCAGATGTTACGCGTGGAAATGGAGTCCAAACTTACAATTCTGCAAGAACGGCAACATATCCAACAACAAATTTTACCGATGCAGATAATAACTGGACAGCTGCTGAATATAATAATACGAATAAAGACAATGGTGCACTTGATGCACATTGGGGAGCTGAAATGACTTATGATTATTGGTCAGCAGTCCATGGTAGAAATAGTTATGACAATGCCGGGGCAAAAATCAAAAGTTATGTGCACTATAATTTAGTTGCGGCAGGATATCCAAATAATAACAATGCATTCTGGAACGGAAGTGTTATGACGTACGGAGATGGAACCGGAACCGGAGGTTTTGATATTTTAACAGCAATGGATGTTGCGGGACATGAAATAGGTCATGCGGTATGTACCTATACAGCAAATTTAGCTTACCAAAAAGAGTCAGGAGCAATGAATGAAGCTTTCTCGGATATTTGGGGAGCTTGTATCGAATATCGTGCGGCACCTACAAAGTCGACTTGGTTAGTGGGTGAAGATATTGAAAGAAGATCTGGACATTTAGCTTTACGTTCCATGAGTGATCCAAATTCTGAAGGTCAACCAGACACTTATGGAGGGACCTATTGGGTTAATGTAAGTTGCACGCCAACAAGTAATAATGATTACTGCGGTGTTCATACAAATTCTGGCGTATTAAACCATTGGTTTTATATACTGTCAGTTGGAAAATCTGGAACAAACGACATCGGAAGTGTGTATAATGTGACTGGAATTACAATTGATAAAGCAGCAAAAATTGCTTACCGTCTCGAAAGTGTTTATTTAACTGCAAATTCTACTTACGCAAATGCGAGAACTTCTGGCATACAGTCTGCTATTGATTTATATGGTGCTGGTTCTGCTGAAGTTATTGCTACAACAAATGCATTTTATGCTGTAGGTGTTGGAGCAGCCTATTCAGGATCTACAGATACTGTTGTACCTACAGCTCCAACAGCACTTGCTGCTTCTGGCACAACAGGTACAACCACCAATTTAACATGGACAGCTTCTACGGATAATGTAGCAGTAACGGGATACGACATTTACCAAGGAACAACTTTAAAAGGCTCGTCTGTAACGACAACTTATACCGTTACAGGACTAACTGCTTCAACAGCGTATACTTTTACGGTAAAAGCTAAGGATGCTGCAGGAAATGTTTCAGCAGCGAGCAATGCTGTAAACGTTACAACTACCGCAACTACTGTAACATATTGCACATCTAAAGGAAATAGTACGGCAGATGAAAGAATTGGTAAAGTAGTTTTTGGTACTATCAATAATACTTCTACAGGCACAGCGGGTTATGAAAATTATACGGCTATTGCTACAAATGCAACAAGAGGAACGGCCTATACAATTACAATTACGCCAACCTGGACTTCTTCAGTTTACAGCGAGGGATATGCTGTTTTTATAGATTACAACCAAGATGGTGATTTTGCAGATTCTGGAGAAACAGCCTGGACAAAAGCTGCATCAACAACAACTCCGGTAACGGGTTCCATTACAATTCCATCAACTGCAACACTTGGAACAACTAGAGTAAGAGTTTCTATGAAGTACAACGGAATTCCAACATCTTGTGAATCTTTTTCTTATGGACAAGTAGAAGATTATTCTATAAACATAACAGCTTCTGGTGCGGTTGCTGCGGAGGAAATTGCGGCAGGATTAGTTGAAACTATTGAAACTTCAAGTTTTGCATTATATCCTAATCCGGTTGAAAATGAATTAAATGTTTCTTTTTCAAACAGCAACGGATATTCTTATAAAATTTCAAATACAATAGGCCAACAAGTTATTTCAGGAGAAATTTCTGGAAATGCTATAGATGTAAGCAAATTGACTACAGGATTTTATATCATCGAATTAAATAATGGTGGAAAAAGGATTGTTAGGAAATTCGTTAAGAGATAA